The DNA region GACGCGGCCCGACGATCGAGACGTCCCATGGTTCGAAACCTATTTGCGCTGCGGGAGAACCGGGCCGCAATGTAAAATCCCCGCGCGTCGGGTCCACAAACCGCGGGTCTGCGACAAGACTGTTTTTGTCCTGTCCCGTCGCCTGCCACTCAGAATAGTTTTTATTACCAAACAGGACCGGCTTGGCGGACGCATTCCAGTAAAGGTTGCGATCAAACACGCAAACGTCGGGCCCGCAATGCGCGCTGCCATAATCCCCGACCGCCTTCCCCTCCGTGAAGCAAATCAGATTGCGCCGGCAACCAAGCTCGAACCCGCCGATGCCGCCACGTTCCACTTGCGCGCCGCGATTGAAGGCAAAAATGTTGTTTTCCACGGTGATGTCACGGTCGTGGTGCGCAAACAAAGCGCCATCCTGGCAACGGTACACAAGGTTCTTCAGGATCGACAGATCGTGGCTGCCCTCGTCCGGATAGATTCCCCAACCGCCGTACTCCCGTCGCGTGACATCATGCACGACGTTGCAAGCGATGCGGCTGCCGGGCGTGCTGCAGGCGTAAATCCCGGCCAGGTCGCTGAGCACGCCCTGGCCGATGTCGTGCACGTGATTGTATTCGACGATATTGCCCCGGGCCTGGCTCGACCCGAAATCCTGCACCGAGCCGATGGAAATGCCCGAATAGAAAAAGTCGAAGATGTGATTATGCACGATCCTGTTCTCCCCATTGTCGCCCACGAACACCCCCACGCCCGCTGCAGTGAGCCGTCCTCCATGAGCAATCATGTTGTCCGCCACGGTGATCCTTTGGCTGTGCGGCCCTTTCGGCATGGCGGCCTTGCGCTGGAGTCCTCGCTGCGTCAGCCGGCCTGACCCGTCGGTCTCCCACGAGAAGAAGTGGCCGATCCGGATTCCTCCCGCGCCGATATCCGTGATCCGGTTGCGCGCGATCTCGATGTCTGCACAGCCGACATCCACCTCAATACCGTAGTTGCCGACATGTTCAATGCCGCCGCCGGTGACGGCGCATCGTTCGGCATGATCAAACAGCAGTGCGCCGGGCACTTCGATTCCGGCTTGCAGCGACGAGGCATAACCTGCGGGCGGCTGCCATTCGGTATGAGAAAACGTAATGCCCTCGAAACGCAGGTCGTGCACCGGGGCGTCCGCGCCTCCGACCACTCGCAACACCTGCTGCAGCCGCGGTGCGATCAATTCGGCCGGCGCCATTTCTTCCCCCGGTAGCGGAAGATAGAACAGCACTCCGCTCGGACGCTCCAGATACCATTGACCGGGTGTGTCCAGCGCCTCGAACACGTTCTCCACCCAATACACCGAAGGTCGCCCGGACATCTCGACCAGCGCAAACAGACTCGGGCGGTCGAGGGTTACGGTGCGCGTCTGGGCGTTGACGCTCTCGATCGGCAGCCGGTTGTCCAGCCACCGGGTGATTCCGATGACGTCCACATCCCGAAGATTGCGCCACTCGGGCACAATATCCCCCGGTGCATAGACAAACTGCTTCGTCGGGCTCCTGAGAAAGTCGCCGGTGTAACCCGGCAGCGATTCAATCCGATATTCTCCCTTTTTTGGCAACCGCGTCCGCGACCTCCGTTCGCCGTTCACAAAAAGCTGTCGGAAATTCAGGCGTCCCGCCTTGACTTGCGGAATGTTCACCTTCCAGGCCTTGCGACCATTGACCTCGTCCCAATGCCCCACCGGCAGACGCCATCCGCCGCTGACAACCACATTTTCGCCCTCTGCCGCAGCGTAAACGACCGGAGCTTTCTCCGCTCCGGAATCTTCCGGACCAAACTCCAGGGTTGAGTCGAGAAAGTACGTCCCGCTTCGCAGCACCACGCGAACGGTCCGCGGTTCCTTATGGGTCTTGCGCAGGCTGCGAACTGCATCGCGAGCCCGAGTGATCGTCGCGAACGGTCCGTCGTTTCCGGCGGGCTTGGATGATGTGCCCGACCAAGCGTCGTTGCCTCGTGCAGAAACGTAAAAATCCGCCACCCCCGGATTTTCAAACGATGTCGCGGCGACAGCCCTCAATCCGCCCGAGACGCACGCTGCGACCAGCAAGAGTTTCAGTTGCGCCGATGCGATCATGGCATTGGCGCTCTTTCCTAGATCGCCGCGTCCGAGGCGCCGGTCAGGAGCCGGCATTTCATCTTGCCTTGAGATACAGCACCGCGTCCCCATCCATCGGTGGGTGGAACAGTTCCTTGCCATTGGAGGACGCAACGCGGCCATTTCCCGACATGGTGCCTTTTGCTGGATCAAACCATTCGTAATCATAAACTCCTGCCTTCAGGCTCACGGAAAAATCTGCGCCGGCTCTGGGTTGGTAAACCAGGTACTCAACGCCGTCATTGGCCAGACAATATCCGGTTGATGCCCGCTCGTCTCGCGGCATCATGGACGTCAGATTCATCCTCTCTGCGAACACACGTGTTTCGCCCATGCTGCGTCGCACGTTTTCCGCATTTTCCGGGAGAGTTTCCCACAGGGAGGATTTTTCGTACGGGTCCATCCACACCGGATTCAGCCCTCGAAGGAAGCTTTTCCAAACCCAGATCCGATTGCCTCCGACTCCCCACAAATGGTCGGTGTCCGCGACAACGACTTTCACCCCCGCGGCCGCGGGTGGATTCTCTTTATAGTCGTTCTTGTCCGGACTCGGCGAAATCCAGTCGGCGGGACTGTTGAACAACCGGTCGGTATCATCGCCGCCACCGAAGCCGTCCGAGGTAATGCCGACCGGATGCTGCTTCGGTTTGGACTTCTCGTACTCATGAATGAAGCGAATCAGGTGATACTGCCAGTCGGTGGAGGGAAGACCGTTTTCATTGGAGATTTCGTAAAGAACGTTGTCGAGGTCGTTCACCGTGTCGATCACTTGGCGTACGTACGCTTCCTGCAACCGGGTGATCGCAGGGCTGGCCAGCGCGTAAATCTCCAGTCCCTTTCCCTGACGATTCAGATCGCCGTCGATTCCGTTGATGTTGTTGCAGGGGTTGAAGGGGTGCGTCTTCCAGCCGTCCGGAACAAAGCGGAGTCCCCAGCCCTCGAAGAGCATGATCGAGACGTAAACACCGCGTTGGCCGGCAGCTTCGACGCGCGACCTCAGCCGTTTGAAGTAATCGTCGTCGAACTTCTCGAGATCGAATTTTGGCTTGTTGTCCAGGGCGTTGCCGGGTCCGGCGCGTTTCCATGGGTGTGGCGCGCAGTATCGGGCTTGTGCGCTTTGCCTTTCGGTCCATTTGGGCAGTTCCCACCGCCAGAGCCGGATGAAGTTGTGATGATGTCTTGCCAGGAAATCGAGGTAATGGGCAAAGTCGAAGGCGGGAGGAGGATCAGAGTAGCCCATGTCTTGAAGGCTGTTCCAGGTGTGCGAACCGGTGAGATAAATGGCCCTGCCGCTGTCATCGGTGAAGTAACGCCGGTTGGCTGGATGAAGTCGCAAAGGCCCCTGTATTGGAAATATTCGCGGTGCTGACGCTGCGGGATCCACCGTACTGCGGACTTGATGCTCTGCAGCGTTGATCACCAGCACACCATCCTGCCAGCTTGCGGGCCGGGTGAATGGCTGCGTGCCGCTGGTGGGGAAATGGCCGATCCATTCGCGATCGCCGGTCGCCGGATCAACCCATTCCGCCGCGGCCGAGTTCGCCGCCGTGATTTTCGCCATGTTCACCTCGATGTTCGGATCGCCGGCAATGTAGGCGATAATCCATGTGCCCTCGGCGGAACGACCTCCAAGATTCAGCACGTCGCCCCGGGTCTTTCCGCCGGCGCTCAGCACAGACGGGTCGGGAGTGAATGCCCACCATTTCGGCAGGCGGGTAAAAACGTCCCGCAGTACCGTCATCTGTTTCGCACCGGGATCATCGAGGGCCTCTCGCCACCGTGGTTTGACACGCCAGGAATCGTTGTGGCCGTAGCCGTGGAACCCCCCGGCCAGGCAGGTATAGTACGCCTCGCGCCGCACCAACAACGGCGTGACAGGATATCCATACTCTTCGCCACCTTCATACACACCTTCCAGCATCGTCACCGGTTTGAAGGGTGATTTTTGGTAGTCGGCGACAGCCATCGGATAGATGGCATCGAGCCGGTTCCACACCTGGATGGAATTGAACCCCAGCCAGGGCTCCGCGTGCATGAAACTGGAACTGGCCGGCGACGGATCGGGGTGCATCGAGAAGAGGTACCTGCCGCGGTCTCCTTCTTGAATGCCTTCAGCAAGTTTGCGCGCGATCGCCTCATAGCTGTCGAGAGCTTTCGGATAAATCGTCCATATAATATTGGGGTCATCGCGATACCTCCTCGTGACCCAGGCAGCCCATGGCCTGGCGTTGTCCACCGTCATCCGGTCGCCGTAAGTCTGGTGGTAAATCCCGATGAGCAGATGGATGTCATTCGTTTGCGCGAGTTTTACCACCGCGTCCACGTGCGCGAAATATTTTGGATTTGGCGTCGCCGGATTGTTGTCCACCCAGGGATGCTCTCCTTCGAGGTTCGGACCCGTCCCGTTGCCGACTCCGGTGAGCATGACCATGACCACGCTGAATCCCTTGGTCTTGCGGTTTTCAAGGATCCGCTTCGCGTCGCCCAGGGAATAACGGCGAAACAACTCCCACTGCGTGTCCGCCAGAAAATAGAACGGTTCACCCCGCGCATCGACAAAATACCGGCCGTTTGGACTGACGCGAATCGGACCCGGCGCTGCCCCGGCTGGAAAAGAGGCCATGCTCAGCGCCGCCAGCGCCACCACGTGACCCGGAATGATCCGCATTTTCATTCGGAATCTCACTTTCGTCCAAGCCACACGGATACCGAAGCGTCCCGTCTTCCTCTGCGATTCCTCTGTCTTCGTGTCAGGGAGAAAACCGGGATCAGGTGATCTTCGGCACAACGTAGGGCTGTCGGTAGTCACGATGAGAAAGCGCGTTGGCTTCGGTCGCAAAATTCTTGACGAACCGTTCCTGCTTCGGGTCGAACGTTACCCAGGGTCCAAGAGTGGCGGGGGTGCCACCGAGATCAACGCCGTTTTCGCGCAAATACTCGCGACAACGATCGAAGGCATCCGCCAGTTCACGGTCTTCACGGACCGTTGCCTGGATCGCCTCGGGCGATGACTGCTTCCCGAGCCGGTGGGAAATGTTCGCCATGTGGCAGCAGGCAGTGGAACGGTGCCCCTCCAACACCTCGGCTACCAGCTCGCCGGCCTTCCGGTCGCGGACGGCGCCCAGAAAGTTGGAGAGGTGCGAGGTTTCCAGTTTTTTTTCGCTGCCGTCGTCGGGGATGTCCTTGATTCTCTTTCCCTGTTTGTCGAAGAGCGCGCCTCCGGAGGCGTCGCCGGCGAAGTAACCGCCTTCGCAGTCAATCACGATACCACCGGTCCGATTTCGAAACTTGCCGATCGATCCCTTCGAAATGCTCACGTTGCGGACCTCGCAGATGAGCGGGGCCGGCTGGTAATCGAACAGGGCGAGATGGGTGTTGGCTGTTTCACCGCAGTCGTTGAACGCAAACCGGCCGCCAATGCTCATGGCGCGCGGAGGCGGTTGGTTCTGTCCCAGCGCCCATCGGCAAATGTCCATGACGTGAATCCCGTTGTTGCCGATCTCGCCACCGCCCGTGGCCCAGAACCAGTGCCATTCGTAATGCAGTTGCTTTCGCATAAGCGGAGTCTTGGGAGCGGGGCCGCACCAGAGATCATAGTCCACCGTGGCCGGTGGTGGCGTCGGAGCGCTGACCCCGCCGATACCGTCGCGCGGCCGGTAAACCAACGCGTGGGCAAACCGGATGGCGCCAAGCTCGCCGCCGCGCAGGTCGTCAAACACCCGGCGCAGGAAAGTGCTCGAACGATTCTGAGTGCCGACCTGGACCATTCGGCTGTATTTCCGGGCGGCAGCGACCATTTGCCGGCCTTCCCAGATGTCGTAGGAAAGCGGCTTCTCGACATAGGCGTCCTTGCCGGCCTGACAGGCCCAGACGGTCGCCAGCGCATGCCAGTGATTCGGCAGGGCGATGACCACCGCGTCGATGGTTTTGTCGTCGAAAACTCTGCGAAGATCGCGATAAGTGGCGACCTCTTCGCCTCGATCCTTGAAAGGCCGGGTCTCGCGGTCGAGGTGCGTCTGGTCCACGTCGCACAATGCGACAATTCTGGCGCCGGGGACCTCTCGCACGCGGGGAATGAGCTGATGTCCTCGTCCGCCGACACCGCCGACCGCGGTGGTTGAGCCGAGCCCTATCACCGCTACACGCGCGGTGTCGTTGGGGCCCGGAGATCGGGACGAACGCTGGGCTCCGATCACTATTCCCGGCATCCCCAGCGCGAGCCCGGCCGTCACCGAACTCTTCAGAAAGTTTCTACGCGTGGTCCGTTTCATGGTTGTTTCCTCAATTGTTCCGCGGTTTCAGAGCCCCGGATGAAGTTGTGTTGATGTCTTCCCGAAAATCGGGTGGACAGGAAAGTCGAAGGCGGGCGTCGCTGCGGGAGTGTCCGCATCACCAGCCGGTCTCGTTCTCAGGAAAGGAGCTATCTTCGGGTTCATCGTCATTAAATGCGAGCGGAGTGATCATCGTCCATACGCCAGCGGAGTTGCCTTGTCACCTGGAAAAAAAGGCGCGCGAACATCTGAGATCCGTTGCCCGCAATTCGTCTGGCGCGGCCCGGGAACGACCCGCGTCTTCGTAAAGTGGCACGCGGATGCCGGTGTTAATTCCGTTTGATGGTCTGCATGGCTTTGCCCAGCGCGCGCAGTTGTTCCATGAAAGAGTCGCTGATCATGCCGTCGATCCCGATGGGCACATCCCAGGTGACGACACCACCCTGATCTACAATCTTGCGGGTGCAATCGATCACTTGCCAGTTTTTGAAGCGGGGCGGGCTTTGACACCACATCGGCCCGAGAAAACTCAGCATGTGAAACTGGGCGCTGCCGACCCAGCGACCTTCGCATTTCACTTTGTCCGGTTCATTGATTTCGCCGGCGGTGTAGTCCTCGGCAGGTGTCAACGTGATGATGGGATTGATCACCCCGGGGTTGAAGGCAATGATACTGTTCGGATTGCCAGCGCGGGCCGCGGCGGCGAAGCTGGCAAAGTTGGGGGGCGTCGGATGCCGGTACATTGCGTCGGAGTAATAGCAGCCGTCAAACCACCAGCCGGACACCTTGTCACCCCAGCGCAAGGACCATTCGCGGATGACGGCTTCCCATTTTCGTTGAAAATTCTCCAGTCGATCGTCCGATCCTCTCCGCCACTCGAGCGCCTTCATGGCTGCGGGATCGCGGTCGGGCGCGCCGGAAGGCAGGTACACCATCAGCCGGATGCCTCTGGCATGAAGCGGCTCGTACAGGTCTGCGATCAGGTCGCGTTTGGAACACTTGCCGGGCAGGTTGCCAACGAACTTGTCGTAGGTTGCGTTGGGTGAACAGTAAAACCCCGAGTTCTGGCCCAGCGTGACGACATAATAGCCGGCGCCGGCGGACGCCAACTCGTCGGCCAGTCCCTTCACGTCAAAGCCATCGACAGCCTTGTTCCAGTTTTCGACGGTGATTTGATCGTCTTTCAGGACCGTGTCGGCCATGTAATGCGTAAACACGCCCCATTTCGCGTCTTTGAACCAGTCAGTCCGACGGGTCTTCACCGATGTTCCCTCGCTTGCCGCGAATCCGATACTACTCATCAGCGATAGGGCAATCAGGTAAAACTCGATGCTTCGTCCGTTCATTCCAAAATGATAGACCGCATCAACTCTTGCGGACAGACTAACGATGCAATTCCTTCGCAGCAGGATTCGTTCGGTTGGGGACTGTCCGTCGCGGATACCCGAAAAATTCCCAGATCACGCCGGGGAGTTCCGTCTCATCGACATTTGAGTAATTCAATGTCGAAACCGCCTCTTCGATCATCGGATCGGCATAGCGTCGGTATCCCGGCCAGAGTTCCGGACTGTAACCTATGACCGGATGCCCGGATTTGTTCCCGGGTCTGCGATCGGTCTCGTTCCTCGACCGGATTGCCCGCTTCCAATGCCTCAAGAGTGCTGGTTCTGTTCCTTTGTCGGTTAATCCGAATACTCCGGTCATGCCGTTGTGGTACGCCATCTCGGCCCCCAACACCGCTCCCGACATCTGCGCCAAGTGGTATCCGCCGCTGGTATAATCCGTGGTGTACCAGTCGCGTTCTGGAAACCGGAATCCTTCGCGCGTGTAGGTATCGGTGTTTGCGCCCGACGGATAGACGGCCAACAAATACATCACGAGGTCATATCGGTTGGCCGCGTCGGAAGGATGCTTGCCTCCAGGGAAGGTGACTCCGTCGAACGTGAACAAATCGTGGGGCCACCCGCTGTCCGCCCAGTAATCGACCGCGGCCTGATCGCCCGAGACAAGCGCACAGGCCAGGGAAGGTCCCATATAGCGGCTGTACCAGTTCGGGAATGAGACCATCTTTTTCCCCTCGCGCATTTCGGGAGGAACCACGTCGTGGCCTGATTGGGAAGGCGCGCCCGGGTTGCGCGTGTCAAACTTGAGGCGTTCTGCGGACAATTTGAACCAGTCTTTTAACTTCGTCTTCTCCGCGGAGGAAAGCTTGTCCGGGTGGTAAGCCAGAATCAAATCGAACATCCAGGGAACCGAATATCCGGAAGAATAGCAGCCGGCGGTGCCATACCAGTCCGGCAGACCACTTGGGAAGGCCCTCATGAAACTGAGCAAGGAGGCGCGGATGGCATTAGCCTTCTCGGGTGCCGGCTGGATCGCATAGTTCAAAGCCGCCTTCATGTTGGTCGGATGAGGATTCGAGTTGTCCGGAATCGTCTTCACCGCGATGGCATCCCTGATTTCGGCATTGTACCGGTCGTAGAGATGCCGGGGACTGTGCCGCACCAGGATCATCTGCCGCATTTCATCGATCTCGCTCTGGTTGTAATAAAGATTGGGATGGCTTCCGTCCGCGATCGGAGTGACCCGTCCCCACATCCCCTTTGGCGAGTCGGTGAGAGGCGTGCGGTTGTCAGCCGCAAGGAACATCGTCGTCAGCATCATCGCCATCGCGCACAGGCGGGTCTTTTCGGTCTGATCATTCATTGGAACCTCGACGCCAACACCGCGATTGTATTCAGCTTTTGCGATTCGAAGAATCGCGCCCAGTTTTGGCAACAATACCAAACAGGGTCAAAACAGTCGACGACCGCGGTTTGCTTCCCTTTCGACCGTTGTCACGCGCCGTTCTGCTTTTGAAGATCCTGCCAGCCATCGGACGGTCAAACCAGATGCGGGCATGCCGCCTCCCATTCTTGATTTGTCTGTCACCCGCCATAAGGGATCTCTCAATCCAAAACCTTTGGCAAATCGGGCAACAGGTCGCAGCCGCGCGACCGGCCTCGCTTTATCGCATAGCGGATGTAAAGGCGGCGGAAGTCAGACGCCAGAAATTGGAAGTGGAAGCGAGACCTGTCCCTGAAAACTTAAATCACGCGAGCGTTATTGGCTGGCCGGCAGACAAACCCGCACAAAAGAGCTTTGCTCAGGAACTGGCGGCTGTTGCGCGTTACGTGGCGAAGCCAACCGGCTGAACACCCCACTGAGACGGCAATCCAAGCTCTACCTCCCCTCGCGATTCTATTTCGCGCTTATTCGCGGAGGAGTCCTTGGTGGCGCAGCCACTCGGCACACGTCTCCGTCCAGGCTGAGCACAAGTGGTCGTTCTTGCGGACACCGAAGTCGTGGGCCGACCCCGCATAGACGTGGAGTTCAGCCGACACTCCGGCCTTTTTGAGAGCGAGATACATGAGCACGCTGTTCTCCGGCGGACTGATGATGTCCTCGCCACCATGCACGAGGAAGACCGGCGGTGTGTTGGTCGGGACGCGCAGATCCGGCGCGAGTTCATCTTTGTCCTTCGCCTTGAGGTAACCCGAATAAACCGGAATCGCGAAGTCGGGCCGGCAACTGATTTTGTCCACGTCATCAACCGGCTCGTAGGTCCGCTTCTCGAAACTCGTCGCTGTCGCAATCGCCAGATGGCCGCCCGCGGAGAAACCCACGATGCCGATGCGATCCGGTTTGATGCCCCATTCAACTGCCCGACTCCGCACCAGACTGACAGCTCGCTGCGCGTCCTGCAGCGGGCGTCGGGCGGGTTCTTTTTCCGGCTCACCCGGACGTCGCGGCACGCGATACTTGAGGATGATTCCAGTCGCGCCAATCGAGTTCAGCCACTCGGCGACTTCCTCGCCTTCGAGTTGCCAGTAAAGATTCCAGTAGCCGCCTCCGGGACAGATCAGGACTGCAGTGCCTGTCTCCTTTTCCTTTGTAGGCCGATAGATTGTGATCGTTGGCTTTGAGACATCGGTGATCATGCGGGTCGGTTCAGTGACCTCGACCTGCTTGCGGTCGAGCGCCGGCGACATGCGAACCCTTTCCGGGCCGATGTTGCCGGGTTCATCGGGAGGTTTGCCCGGCCAGATCTCGACGACCAGCGGTTCGGCGGCGGCGGCCGACCATGCGACCGTCAACGATACGAACAACAACAAAGCTGACAAAGTGGTTTTCATGATGAGATTCCTCCGAAGTGGACTGGTAAATGTTTTTGAATCTGATCGTCAGGCAACTTGTCGAACGGCGGCCGCCGGATTACCGGTTAGAAATTGCGGCACAGAAATTCTTTCACTACAGCAAGGCGTTCCTCGTCATAGAACGCCGCTCCGCCATGAGCAGCGCCGTGAACGATCTCCAATTGAACCGGAGCTTTCGCTTTCCTGTATGCGCCCCAAAGCTCGAGCGCCTGATTGACGGGCATCTGCGGATCCTGATCGCCGTGCAACAGGAGAAGCGGAGGATCATGAGGATCCACGTGAAAGGCGGGACTCGCGAGCCGGGCGAGCGCGGGAACGTCGTCCGGCTGGCCGCCCAGCAGGAGGTCCAGCGCCGGCACGCGAACCTTCAAGCCGTGTGGCGTTGATTGGTTGAGAATGGTCGTCAGGTTCGCCGCGCCGTAGAAACTGATGATTCCCTGCACGTCTGAACTCTGCGTTCGGTCGCTCCCGATTTCCCCTTCGAGCTCGGCGTAACCGTTGGACACGCCCACCAGCGCCGCGAGATGCCCGCCGGCCGAATCGCCGGCGATTACAATCTTCCTCGAAGGAACGCGCCATTGCCGGCTGTGCCCGCGCAGAAAACGGATGGCGGCTTTCAGGTCATGAATCTGCGCCGGAAACCTGGCCACGGTGGAAAGACGATAATCAACGCTGGCGATGGCATATCCTTCCTCCGCCAGTTTCCCGATTGGAACACTGCTTTTTGAACCGGACCGCCAGGCTCCGCCGTGCACCCAGACGATCAACGGCACTCGTGGTTTTCCGTGAGGAAGATGAAGATCCAGCTTCAGGGGCTGCCCGCCGACACGTGCATACTCGACGTCGCGGATGATTTCGCCCGAATCCGCGGCGATGCCCCTGACTGAAGACAAGAGAAGCAAAACAACCGACGACAGAAGTATTCGGATTATGGAGCGCACGAGCCGACAATAACGAAGGGCCAGTCGCGTGGCGAGAGTCCATCGAAACCGGTCCGGAACCAGGAATGGGGGAACTTTCTACTTGTCCCGTTGCTACCGGCCACTTATGTTCCGTTACGCTGTCGGAAAGCAAACTCGTATCAGTCCGTTTCCTGCTGGCATGAGCCCTCGATTGAAGACCTTTTGGACGCGCGTTCTACTCGCGACCGTGGGCGTCATCGGATCGCCACCACAACACGCACTTGCGTCGTCTCCTGTCTCTTCACCCGTGTCCTCCATGGTCAACCAGTATTGCGTGGACTGCCACG from Candidatus Angelobacter sp. includes:
- a CDS encoding DUF4038 domain-containing protein, with the protein product MKMRIIPGHVVALAALSMASFPAGAAPGPIRVSPNGRYFVDARGEPFYFLADTQWELFRRYSLGDAKRILENRKTKGFSVVMVMLTGVGNGTGPNLEGEHPWVDNNPATPNPKYFAHVDAVVKLAQTNDIHLLIGIYHQTYGDRMTVDNARPWAAWVTRRYRDDPNIIWTIYPKALDSYEAIARKLAEGIQEGDRGRYLFSMHPDPSPASSSFMHAEPWLGFNSIQVWNRLDAIYPMAVADYQKSPFKPVTMLEGVYEGGEEYGYPVTPLLVRREAYYTCLAGGFHGYGHNDSWRVKPRWREALDDPGAKQMTVLRDVFTRLPKWWAFTPDPSVLSAGGKTRGDVLNLGGRSAEGTWIIAYIAGDPNIEVNMAKITAANSAAAEWVDPATGDREWIGHFPTSGTQPFTRPASWQDGVLVINAAEHQVRSTVDPAASAPRIFPIQGPLRLHPANRRYFTDDSGRAIYLTGSHTWNSLQDMGYSDPPPAFDFAHYLDFLARHHHNFIRLWRWELPKWTERQSAQARYCAPHPWKRAGPGNALDNKPKFDLEKFDDDYFKRLRSRVEAAGQRGVYVSIMLFEGWGLRFVPDGWKTHPFNPCNNINGIDGDLNRQGKGLEIYALASPAITRLQEAYVRQVIDTVNDLDNVLYEISNENGLPSTDWQYHLIRFIHEYEKSKPKQHPVGITSDGFGGGDDTDRLFNSPADWISPSPDKNDYKENPPAAAGVKVVVADTDHLWGVGGNRIWVWKSFLRGLNPVWMDPYEKSSLWETLPENAENVRRSMGETRVFAERMNLTSMMPRDERASTGYCLANDGVEYLVYQPRAGADFSVSLKAGVYDYEWFDPAKGTMSGNGRVASSNGKELFHPPMDGDAVLYLKAR
- a CDS encoding Gfo/Idh/MocA family oxidoreductase, giving the protein MKRTTRRNFLKSSVTAGLALGMPGIVIGAQRSSRSPGPNDTARVAVIGLGSTTAVGGVGGRGHQLIPRVREVPGARIVALCDVDQTHLDRETRPFKDRGEEVATYRDLRRVFDDKTIDAVVIALPNHWHALATVWACQAGKDAYVEKPLSYDIWEGRQMVAAARKYSRMVQVGTQNRSSTFLRRVFDDLRGGELGAIRFAHALVYRPRDGIGGVSAPTPPPATVDYDLWCGPAPKTPLMRKQLHYEWHWFWATGGGEIGNNGIHVMDICRWALGQNQPPPRAMSIGGRFAFNDCGETANTHLALFDYQPAPLICEVRNVSISKGSIGKFRNRTGGIVIDCEGGYFAGDASGGALFDKQGKRIKDIPDDGSEKKLETSHLSNFLGAVRDRKAGELVAEVLEGHRSTACCHMANISHRLGKQSSPEAIQATVREDRELADAFDRCREYLRENGVDLGGTPATLGPWVTFDPKQERFVKNFATEANALSHRDYRQPYVVPKIT
- a CDS encoding alpha-L-fucosidase, producing the protein MNGRSIEFYLIALSLMSSIGFAASEGTSVKTRRTDWFKDAKWGVFTHYMADTVLKDDQITVENWNKAVDGFDVKGLADELASAGAGYYVVTLGQNSGFYCSPNATYDKFVGNLPGKCSKRDLIADLYEPLHARGIRLMVYLPSGAPDRDPAAMKALEWRRGSDDRLENFQRKWEAVIREWSLRWGDKVSGWWFDGCYYSDAMYRHPTPPNFASFAAAARAGNPNSIIAFNPGVINPIITLTPAEDYTAGEINEPDKVKCEGRWVGSAQFHMLSFLGPMWCQSPPRFKNWQVIDCTRKIVDQGGVVTWDVPIGIDGMISDSFMEQLRALGKAMQTIKRN
- a CDS encoding alpha/beta hydrolase, coding for MKTTLSALLLFVSLTVAWSAAAAEPLVVEIWPGKPPDEPGNIGPERVRMSPALDRKQVEVTEPTRMITDVSKPTITIYRPTKEKETGTAVLICPGGGYWNLYWQLEGEEVAEWLNSIGATGIILKYRVPRRPGEPEKEPARRPLQDAQRAVSLVRSRAVEWGIKPDRIGIVGFSAGGHLAIATATSFEKRTYEPVDDVDKISCRPDFAIPVYSGYLKAKDKDELAPDLRVPTNTPPVFLVHGGEDIISPPENSVLMYLALKKAGVSAELHVYAGSAHDFGVRKNDHLCSAWTETCAEWLRHQGLLRE
- a CDS encoding alpha/beta hydrolase; translated protein: MSSVRGIAADSGEIIRDVEYARVGGQPLKLDLHLPHGKPRVPLIVWVHGGAWRSGSKSSVPIGKLAEEGYAIASVDYRLSTVARFPAQIHDLKAAIRFLRGHSRQWRVPSRKIVIAGDSAGGHLAALVGVSNGYAELEGEIGSDRTQSSDVQGIISFYGAANLTTILNQSTPHGLKVRVPALDLLLGGQPDDVPALARLASPAFHVDPHDPPLLLLHGDQDPQMPVNQALELWGAYRKAKAPVQLEIVHGAAHGGAAFYDEERLAVVKEFLCRNF